From Chryseobacterium sp. IHB B 17019, one genomic window encodes:
- the tnpA gene encoding IS200/IS605 family transposase, which produces MANTYTQIYIQIVFAVKGRQNLISKESREELHKFIAGIVSHRNQKLFAVFAMPDHVHILVSMSPTVSISDLVRDIKAGSSKFINEKGWTNGKFNWQEGYGAFSYSKSSVDLVVKYILNQEEHHKKKTFKEEYLDLMEKFEIEYDSKYLFEWIEN; this is translated from the coding sequence ATGGCAAACACATACACACAAATTTATATTCAAATTGTTTTCGCTGTCAAAGGAAGGCAAAACCTTATTTCAAAAGAAAGCAGAGAGGAATTACATAAATTTATTGCAGGTATTGTTTCCCATAGAAATCAAAAATTATTCGCTGTTTTTGCAATGCCGGATCATGTTCATATTCTTGTAAGTATGAGTCCGACAGTTTCAATTTCAGATTTGGTAAGGGATATTAAAGCGGGTTCTTCAAAGTTCATTAATGAAAAAGGATGGACAAATGGAAAATTCAACTGGCAGGAAGGTTATGGTGCATTCTCTTATTCCAAAAGTAGTGTTGATCTGGTTGTAAAGTATATTTTAAACCAAGAAGAACATCACAAAAAGAAAACATTTAAAGAAGAATATTTGGATTTAATGGAAAAATTTGAAATCGAATATGATTCAAAATATTTATTCGAATGGATTGAAAATTAA
- a CDS encoding 3-hydroxyacyl-CoA dehydrogenase/enoyl-CoA hydratase family protein encodes MKRRIKHVTVLGSGIMGSGIAAHFANIGVEVSLLDIVPFELTEAEQKKGLTKDDKAVRNRIASENFEKLKKASPALLYSPKFADRIKVGNFDDDLQKIKNTDWIIEVVVERLDIKKSVYEKIEQFRKPGTLISSNTSGIPIHLLTEGRSEDFKQYFAGTHFFNPVRYLPLLEIIPTNDTLPEVINFYMTYGAKFLGKTTVLAKDTPAFIANRIGVFSMMDLLHNVQKLGLTISEVDKLTGPVIGRPKSATFRTADVVGLDTLVMVANGVRDSGVEKNDFYNVFALPDYIQKMVDNKWLGSKTEQGFYKKVKNAEGKSEIHSLNLDTLEYELQGKSSFPTLELTKTIDKPIDRFKILIGGKDKAAELYRKSLGSLFAYVSHKVPEISDEIYKIDDAMKAGFGWENGPFEIWDAVGVQKGIELTKDSGYEVSDWVKNVETFYKVNEEGQSIYVDKNSGEYNKIPGQDAFIILDNIRKNKTLWSNSGASIEDLGDGIINFEIRSKMNSLGGEVLDGLNRAIDLAEKEYDGLVIGNQGTNFSVGANLAMILMMAIEQDWDDLNMAIAYFQKSMMRVRYSSIPVVVAPHGMTLGGGCEMTMHADRVVAAAETYIGLVETGVGVIPGGGGTKELTLRTSREFHNDDVKNNRLRDAFMNIAMGKVATSAYEAYDMGILEKGKDIVSVSKNRQIAEAKKVAKLLAEQGYTQPIEQKVKVLGKDALGMFYVGTDQMLTGNYISAHDKKIADKLANVMVGGNLSEPTVVTEQYLLNLERETFLQLCGERKTLERIQYMLQNGKPLRN; translated from the coding sequence ATGAAAAGAAGAATCAAACACGTTACGGTTCTTGGTTCAGGAATTATGGGAAGCGGTATTGCGGCGCACTTTGCCAATATTGGTGTAGAAGTTTCGTTGTTGGATATCGTACCTTTTGAACTTACTGAAGCAGAACAGAAAAAAGGTTTGACCAAAGATGATAAAGCGGTAAGAAACAGAATCGCTTCTGAAAACTTTGAAAAACTGAAAAAAGCAAGCCCGGCCCTGCTCTATTCCCCAAAATTTGCGGATAGAATTAAGGTTGGAAATTTTGATGATGATTTACAGAAAATAAAAAATACAGACTGGATTATTGAAGTTGTGGTTGAAAGGCTTGACATCAAAAAATCAGTTTATGAAAAAATCGAACAGTTCAGGAAGCCCGGAACATTGATTTCTTCTAATACATCGGGAATTCCTATCCATCTTTTAACAGAAGGAAGAAGCGAAGATTTCAAACAGTATTTTGCGGGAACGCATTTCTTTAATCCTGTGAGATATCTTCCTCTTTTAGAGATTATTCCTACCAACGATACACTTCCGGAAGTTATTAACTTCTATATGACTTACGGAGCAAAATTCTTAGGTAAAACAACAGTTTTAGCGAAAGACACTCCTGCATTTATCGCCAACAGAATTGGAGTTTTTTCCATGATGGATTTGCTTCACAATGTTCAAAAATTAGGTTTGACAATCTCTGAAGTCGATAAATTAACCGGTCCGGTAATTGGTCGTCCAAAATCTGCAACGTTCAGAACCGCTGATGTTGTTGGTTTGGATACTTTGGTGATGGTGGCAAACGGTGTTCGTGACAGTGGAGTTGAAAAAAATGACTTCTATAATGTTTTCGCCCTTCCAGATTACATCCAGAAAATGGTTGATAATAAATGGTTAGGTTCAAAAACTGAGCAAGGTTTCTATAAAAAAGTGAAAAATGCTGAAGGAAAGTCTGAAATTCACAGCTTAAATCTTGATACACTAGAATATGAGCTTCAAGGAAAATCTTCTTTCCCGACCTTAGAATTAACAAAAACTATCGATAAACCGATTGACAGATTTAAAATTTTAATTGGTGGAAAAGATAAAGCCGCAGAATTATACAGAAAATCTTTAGGTTCACTATTTGCTTACGTGTCACACAAAGTTCCTGAAATTTCTGATGAAATTTATAAGATCGATGATGCGATGAAAGCTGGTTTCGGTTGGGAAAACGGTCCGTTTGAAATCTGGGATGCCGTAGGTGTTCAAAAAGGTATTGAATTGACTAAAGATTCAGGTTATGAAGTTTCAGATTGGGTTAAAAATGTAGAGACTTTCTATAAAGTAAATGAAGAAGGGCAAAGTATTTATGTTGATAAAAACTCAGGCGAATACAACAAAATTCCTGGACAAGATGCTTTTATTATTTTAGATAATATCAGAAAAAATAAAACGCTTTGGAGTAATTCAGGAGCTTCGATTGAAGATCTTGGAGACGGAATTATCAACTTTGAAATCCGTTCTAAAATGAATTCTTTGGGAGGCGAAGTTTTAGATGGATTAAACAGAGCTATTGATTTAGCTGAAAAAGAATATGACGGATTAGTAATCGGAAATCAAGGCACGAATTTCTCTGTTGGAGCAAATTTAGCGATGATTTTAATGATGGCTATTGAGCAGGATTGGGATGATTTGAACATGGCGATCGCTTATTTCCAAAAATCTATGATGAGGGTTCGTTACTCCTCTATTCCCGTTGTCGTTGCTCCTCATGGAATGACGCTTGGCGGTGGTTGCGAAATGACCATGCATGCCGACAGAGTTGTCGCAGCAGCAGAAACTTACATTGGATTGGTTGAAACCGGAGTCGGTGTAATTCCCGGCGGTGGCGGAACGAAAGAGCTTACCTTAAGAACATCAAGAGAATTCCATAACGATGATGTTAAAAACAACAGACTTCGTGATGCTTTCATGAATATCGCCATGGGTAAAGTAGCTACTTCTGCTTATGAAGCTTATGATATGGGAATTCTTGAAAAAGGAAAAGATATCGTTTCCGTAAGCAAAAACAGACAGATCGCAGAAGCTAAAAAAGTAGCAAAATTATTGGCTGAACAAGGGTATACTCAACCAATCGAACAGAAAGTAAAAGTTCTTGGTAAAGACGCATTGGGAATGTTCTACGTAGGAACAGACCAGATGTTAACCGGAAATTATATCTCTGCACACGACAAAAAAATTGCGGATAAGTTAGCCAACGTAATGGTCGGAGGAAATCTTTCCGAACCAACGGTCGTAACCGAACAGTATTTATTGAATCTTGAAAGAGAAACTTTCCTGCAGCTTTGTGGCGAAAGAAAAACACTGGAGAGAATTCAGTATATGTTACAAAACGGAAAACCTTTGAGAAATTAA